Proteins encoded together in one Mus pahari chromosome 9, PAHARI_EIJ_v1.1, whole genome shotgun sequence window:
- the Ctdsp2 gene encoding carboxy-terminal domain RNA polymerase II polypeptide A small phosphatase 2 isoform X1 produces the protein MEHGSIITQARREDALVLTKQGLVSKSSPKKPRGRSIFKALLCCLHTQHVVQSSSTTELTHKEEANTIAKSDLLQCLQYQFYQIPGTCLLPAVTEQDQGRVCVVIDLDETLVHSSFKPINNADFIVPVEIEGTTHQVYVLKRPYVDEFLRRMGELFECVLFTASLAKLLLLFQYADPVTDLLDRCGVFRARLFREACVFHQGCYVKDLSRLGRDLRKTVILDNSPASYIFHPENAVPVQSWFDDMADTELLNLIPVFEELSGTDDVYTSLGQLRAP, from the exons ATGGAACACGGCTCCATCATCACCCAGGCGCGGAGGGAAGACGCCCTGGTGCTCACCAAGCAAG gcCTAGTCTCCAAGTCCTCTCCTAAGAAGCCCCGTGGCCGCAGCATCTTCAAGGCCCTCTTGTGCTGTCTCCACACACAGCATGTTGTCCAGtcaagctctaccactgagctcacACACAAGGAGGAGGCCAACACTATCGCCAAG TCCGATCTTCTCCAGTGTCTTCAGTACCAGTTTTATCAG ATCCCTGGGACCTGCCTGCTCCCCGCGGTGACAGAGCAAGACCAAGGCAGGGTCTGTGTGGTCATTGACCTGGATGAGACCCTTGTGCACAGCTCCTTCAAG CCAATCAACAATGCTGACTTCATAGTGCCTGTAGAGATTGAGGGGACCACGCACCAG gtgtATGTGCTCAAGAGGCCTTACGTCGATGAGTTCCTGAGACGGATGGGGGAGCTCTTCGAATGTGTTCTCTTCACTGCCAGCTTGGCCAAG cttctccttctcttccagtATGCTGACCCTGTGACTGATCTCCTGGACCGGTGTGGGGTGTTCCGGGCCCGCCTGTTCCGGGAGGCTTGTGTGTTCCACCAGGGCTGCTATGTCAAGGACCTCAGCCGCCTGGGAAGAGACCTGAGGAAAACTGTCATCCTGGACAACTCCCCTGCATCTTACATCTTCCACCCAGAAAATGCA GTGCCTGTGCAGTCCTGGTTTGATGACATGGCAGATACAGAGCTGCTGAACCTGATTCCAGTCTTCGAGGAGCTAAGTGGAACAGATGATGTCTACACCAGCCTTGGGCAGCTGCGGGCCCCTTAG
- the Ctdsp2 gene encoding carboxy-terminal domain RNA polymerase II polypeptide A small phosphatase 2 isoform X2: MEHGSIITQARREDALVLTKQGLVSKSSPKKPRGRSIFKALLCCLHTQHVVQSSSTTELTHKEEANTIAKSDLLQCLQYQFYQIPGTCLLPAVTEQDQGRVCVVIDLDETLVHSSFKPINNADFIVPVEIEGTTHQVYVLKRPYVDEFLRRMGELFECVLFTASLAKYADPVTDLLDRCGVFRARLFREACVFHQGCYVKDLSRLGRDLRKTVILDNSPASYIFHPENAVPVQSWFDDMADTELLNLIPVFEELSGTDDVYTSLGQLRAP; this comes from the exons ATGGAACACGGCTCCATCATCACCCAGGCGCGGAGGGAAGACGCCCTGGTGCTCACCAAGCAAG gcCTAGTCTCCAAGTCCTCTCCTAAGAAGCCCCGTGGCCGCAGCATCTTCAAGGCCCTCTTGTGCTGTCTCCACACACAGCATGTTGTCCAGtcaagctctaccactgagctcacACACAAGGAGGAGGCCAACACTATCGCCAAG TCCGATCTTCTCCAGTGTCTTCAGTACCAGTTTTATCAG ATCCCTGGGACCTGCCTGCTCCCCGCGGTGACAGAGCAAGACCAAGGCAGGGTCTGTGTGGTCATTGACCTGGATGAGACCCTTGTGCACAGCTCCTTCAAG CCAATCAACAATGCTGACTTCATAGTGCCTGTAGAGATTGAGGGGACCACGCACCAG gtgtATGTGCTCAAGAGGCCTTACGTCGATGAGTTCCTGAGACGGATGGGGGAGCTCTTCGAATGTGTTCTCTTCACTGCCAGCTTGGCCAAG tATGCTGACCCTGTGACTGATCTCCTGGACCGGTGTGGGGTGTTCCGGGCCCGCCTGTTCCGGGAGGCTTGTGTGTTCCACCAGGGCTGCTATGTCAAGGACCTCAGCCGCCTGGGAAGAGACCTGAGGAAAACTGTCATCCTGGACAACTCCCCTGCATCTTACATCTTCCACCCAGAAAATGCA GTGCCTGTGCAGTCCTGGTTTGATGACATGGCAGATACAGAGCTGCTGAACCTGATTCCAGTCTTCGAGGAGCTAAGTGGAACAGATGATGTCTACACCAGCCTTGGGCAGCTGCGGGCCCCTTAG